A stretch of DNA from Bacillota bacterium:
ATTGGTCTAGGGGCCACCGCCGCTGCCTTTAGAGAAGGTACCGGGGACTTTGTACAGCTATGGGAACCCACCGCCAGCACCCTCATTGCCGCAGGCACAGGCAACATTGTAACGGCGCTAGGCGAGTACAGTGGCAAGCTGCCCTACACTGTTTTTCACGCTACACAGAGCTTTATTAAAGAGAACCCTGCCGTCCTCGAACAATTTACGCGGGCGATTTATCGGGCGCAGCGCTACGTTGCCGAGAACGAGGCTGAAGTTGTGGCGCGAGCCATTGCCCCCTCCTTCCCCGAAATGACCCTAGAACAGATGACGGCCATTATCGCCCGCTACCAAGCGCTTGACATTTGGGCAGCAAGTCCCCTTGTCCAGAGCGAAGCGGTTGATCATCTACAAAACATCATGATTGAGGCAGGGGAGCTCGACACCAAGGTGCCTTTCACCCAAGTGGTCAACAATACCTTTGCCGAGAGGGCCATGCGGGCACGCAGGTAGTACTGCCCGAAAGTACTTGATAGTAGGAGGGATGGACGTGGACTGTGTGGTGGCCCTAAAAAACGTGGCCCTTAAGTACTTGGCAGAAAGCGGCGAAACCCCAGCTTTAGAGGACATTTCCTTAACGGTCAAGGCAGGAGAGTTTCTTGGCATCGTGGGACCAAGCGGCTCTGGCAAGTCCACCCTGCTATCTATAGTCTCGGGGCTCATTACGCCAACCTATGGCGAGGCAAGGGTGTGCGGGCAGAAAGTCACTGGCCCCAAGGAAGGCAAAGCCGCCTACATGCTACAACAAGACTGCCTACTAGATTGGCGAACCGTGGAGGGAAATGCGCTGCTAGGCCTTGAAATTATGGGTCGCCTGACACCAGAGAGTCGTGAGCGTACTCTTTCCCTCCTCAGGGAATATGGTCTTGCCGACTTCGCCCACCTCTACCCACGTCAACTGTCAGGAGGCATGCGGCAAAGAGTGGCCCTCGTGCGCACACTAGCCACAAACCCCGCCATTTGTCTCTTAGATGAGCCCTTTTCTGCTCTTGATTACACTTCGCGACTAACGCTGCAGGATGATGTCTGGTCCATTCTACGGGGCCAAGGCGTCACCTGCATCTTGGTCACGCATGACATACCCGAGGCCATTGCCATGTGTGACCGTATCATCGTCTTCACCAAGCGCCCAGGAAAAATAAAACTTGAACTGCAGATTGATCTAGCGCAAGAGGGGCAAAGCCCCATGGCCAAGCGTCAGTCTCCAGATTTTCGCTGGTACTTTAGCCGCATATGGGAGGAGATGGAGCTAAGTGTCGACAGAACACGCAGCCTTTCTTAAGAGACTTCGCTTCACAAAACTCTGTATACGGCTAGTCCAAGTGGGTCTACTAGTGGGTTTCTTCGCCCTGTGGGAGGTAGCTACACAGCTAGGTTGGCTAGACTCCTTCCTCGTAAGCAGCCCCTCCCGCGTGTGGAGCACTATTCTTCTCTTGCATGCTGACGGAAGCCTCTACCGCCATATCGCCATCACCAGCCTCGTGACTATGGTCGGTTTTGTAGGCGGCACAGTTATCGGCACCTTTATCGCTGCCCTACTGTGGTGGTTCCCCACTTTATACCTTACCGCGCAACCCTTTCTTATCGTCATCAACAGCTTACCCAAAATAGCCCTTGGCCCCCTCTTTATTGTGTGGCTAGGTACGGGCTACCTCACCATAATCGCCATTGCCCTCGCCATTTCGCTGGTGACAACGGTTATTGTCGTACACAGCGGCTTCGCCAATATAGACCCCCTCAAGCTAAAACTTGTACATTCCTTTGGGGCCACAAAATGGCAGTCCTTTCGCCTGGTCATCCTCCCCGGTAGTTTTCCAACTATTATGTCGGCCCTTAAAGTTAATGTGGGGCTCTCCTGGGTCGGGGTCATCGCGGGCGAGTTCTTGGTCTCCCGCGCTGGCCTTGGCTACCTCGCGGTCTACGGGGGGCAAGTCCTCAACATGAGCCTCGTCATGACCAGCGTTCTTATCTTGTGCGTCGCCGCCGCCCTGATGTACCAGGCCATCGTCCTCCTCGAGCTGCGACAACGGGGACGGTTTTTGAATTAGAAGCAAGAAGCAGGAGGCGAGAAGCAAGAGAGGAGAAGGAACGTTTATTAACCACAGAGTACACAGAGTATGAAAGAGAGGAACAAGGAGTTTGGTTTGGTGGTTGAAATCGCGCCTCCGACAAAGGGGATGACTCTATTTGTTTTAGTCAGCGTATGCCACAATCACCCATCGACCGAAAGGTGAGAATTATTGTATCATTCACCTAAGGGGGTGGAGATGTGCGCTGGCTCGTCATAGTGCTAATTTTTGTCTTGCTCTTTTTATCGACTCGGCTTGAACCCAGTCAACTTTATTCGAGCAAGGACTTTGTGCTTGCGCAGAGCACAGATCTTTACACAGCCACACCTGCATTGCCTGCTCCTGTAAGCGCAAAGGGGTGGAAGAAACCTGAGATAGCCCTCTTCGCCCGAGATGAAAGCCTACTCGCAAGCTTAGTTCAAATCTCTGAAGACGAACTCCTCTACCTCTTGAGCTTGCAGGATGATAATGGGATAATTGCCCAAACACCTGAACGCCTGCACAGCATCCCCTACTTTTCTAATATGGCGGCGATGGCGCTGCTCAGTGACCCGCGGGGACATGAGCCCGTGCGCAAATACATGGCATGGTACATCGCCCACCTAAATCGCCCAGACAAGTACAACTTCACCGGCACTATGTATGACTGGAGCAAAACAGACGGCGCATGGCAGCATACCTACAGCTATGACTCCGCCGACAGTTATGCTGCCACTTTTCTTAGCCTCGTGCTAAACTACACCGAGGTCACTCTCGATGCAAGTTTTGCGATCGACAACATT
This window harbors:
- a CDS encoding ABC transporter ATP-binding protein — its product is MDVDCVVALKNVALKYLAESGETPALEDISLTVKAGEFLGIVGPSGSGKSTLLSIVSGLITPTYGEARVCGQKVTGPKEGKAAYMLQQDCLLDWRTVEGNALLGLEIMGRLTPESRERTLSLLREYGLADFAHLYPRQLSGGMRQRVALVRTLATNPAICLLDEPFSALDYTSRLTLQDDVWSILRGQGVTCILVTHDIPEAIAMCDRIIVFTKRPGKIKLELQIDLAQEGQSPMAKRQSPDFRWYFSRIWEEMELSVDRTRSLS
- a CDS encoding ABC transporter permease, which encodes MSTEHAAFLKRLRFTKLCIRLVQVGLLVGFFALWEVATQLGWLDSFLVSSPSRVWSTILLLHADGSLYRHIAITSLVTMVGFVGGTVIGTFIAALLWWFPTLYLTAQPFLIVINSLPKIALGPLFIVWLGTGYLTIIAIALAISLVTTVIVVHSGFANIDPLKLKLVHSFGATKWQSFRLVILPGSFPTIMSALKVNVGLSWVGVIAGEFLVSRAGLGYLAVYGGQVLNMSLVMTSVLILCVAAALMYQAIVLLELRQRGRFLN